The following proteins are co-located in the Salvelinus fontinalis isolate EN_2023a chromosome 29, ASM2944872v1, whole genome shotgun sequence genome:
- the matr3l1.2 gene encoding matrin 3-like 1.2, with product MSQKIPSDSSQKGFAVGRGLLAAAETLNFSMNEQRSDSLHHGSTSRQLHSMSSGMGGGEGDRDPQLSRRGGGSHIGNSMKLFASLGLSPADLDMLAQIPEDNISVETLPHLIMQLKNRKVESDRRMAGNSRGDLSGLSSEPSYRASRDDWGDMRVGKLGGSMGQASAHAQQGDLGYSSIQDTSAGRYELDYGHGSGARDPGWYSDLSHDRYSGMGMGPPSAADSVFMTRRMGSPSQGKVQDFLGVIPHMFPHVCALCDFDVHSTMEWNQHTDGLRHTENQRLLLQMYPEWDPHMATSRSGGSHQLETTNQSAGLLGPIPMVERQQAGGGRMSSGWGGGAGSNVGSGKPHQPSMPPKQIRSKVVVAKYDRSPLSNKALFALVEPFGTLCEHLVLKNKAFLEMETHKEARDVVSYYQQTPAVLYGKQITCYLSKEIMVIQKDSRTERINREAKQGKEPAPPNQSQVVFFSNLPRESEKKQELLTIARRFGTVEKHLFLTDESFVQLGSAEDAEMLVKYYTLNPLTIQGKSVRLNICTKYKTLNVSNRSNKLMDDKRRRSNSSTGPKDRGSSSRSAKSSSSSKAKEGKKEPRKGEDCSGEGEGSGREGEGSGDEVAGVMEGDEAEECKGEGDQVSRDDGPSEDKAEAVTEDPETTANTSLESQEEKEPAPDSDDVPSTAKVLSSSDVTEKAEGSEVEEGTVPDPEEKAEGEPESEQMETEATTDEPETEDKDDMPSSEPAESSEMHEEQLPADQEEGSMEQDFPENMDDFVTLDELAEDDDLERQDSSSKEKYSSSGSSKKIGGLRVVNVVGFKRAYGFLNEILALAKPFGTVVQHLVLDVRPEAFLQLNSEEEAKAMVNFYSGNVTPTVCGKSVKIYHSQTYATIQSGRVVYVGQIPHFKSSDAALLKIAEPFGKVRRYFLNRSRNECFIEMERGEDAERMSETYKDTPPKFEGKRLTVYVSRKYKQLKYGHRPPGPDSEEKKRPSKRERSGSETSSHRSSAAKSSAKQDEEPPVKKSREETAASSADEPDKEDKEEMETPTEQSEVEVRKQEEEVQGEHGQPSENSAVHKIGTDMNIKMEENETPISIVSVRSVEENGETASTPSLAGGKLSSTSPVPLGPYEPNNPVGVEYVKMGYYCRVCFLFYSNEETAKKVHCSSQSHYQKLKKHLEKEKAKAQSTTGTKTTV from the exons ATGTCCCAGAAGATTCCATCTGATAGCTCTCAGAAAGGCTTTGCTGTGGGACGCGGGCTCCTGGCTGCTGCTGAGACCCTCAACTTCAGCATGAATGAACAGCGTTCAGACAGTCTCCATCATGGCTCAACCTCCAGACAGTTGCACAGCATGTCCTCGGGTATGGGGGGTGGTGAGGGTGACCGTGACCCGCAGCTGTCCCGTCGTGGTGGTGGCAGCCACATTGGCAACTCCATGAAGCTGTTTGCCAGCTTGGGCCTGTCGCCCGCTGACCTAGACATGCTGGCACAGATCCCAGAAGACAACATTAGTGTGGAGACCTTGCCTCACCTTATAATGCAGCTTAAGAACCGGAAGGTGGAGTCTGACAGACGCATGGCAGGCAACTCTAGAGGGGACCTGTCCGGCCTTTCCTCTGAGCCCTCATACAGAGCCAGCAGAGACGACTGGGGCGACATGCGTGTTGGCAAACTGGGTGGTTCCATGGGGCAAGCTTCGGCCCACGCTCAGCAAGGAGACTTGGGCTACAGTTCTATCCAAGACACTTCAGCTGGAAGGTACGAACTCGACTATGGCCACGGCAGTGGTGCAAGAGATCCAGGGTGGTATTCAGATCTTTCCCATGATCGCTACAGCGGTATGGGCATGGGTCCCCCCTCAGCGGCAGACAGTGTCTTTATGACCAGGAGAATGGGTTCCCCGTCCCAAGGCAAAGTGCAGGACTTCTTAGGAGTTATACCTCACATGTTTCCCCATGTGTGCGCTCTTTGTGATTTTGACGTGCATTCTACCATG GAGTGGAACCAGCACACGGATGGATTACGCCACACAGAAAACCAGAGGCTCCTCCTGCAAAT GTACCCAGAATGGGATCCACACATGGCCACAAGCAGAAG TGGTGGGTCTCATCAACTGGAGACCACCAATCAATCAGCCGGTCTCCTGGGACCAATCCCCATGGTTGAAAGGCAGCAGGCTGGAGGAGGGCGCATGAGCTCTGGCTGGG GTGGGGGTGCTGGATCTAATGTTGGATCAGGCAAACCACATCAACCCTCTATGCCACCTAAGCAG atcaGAAGCAAAGTAGTGGTGGCTAAATATGACAGGAGTCCTCTGTCTAACAAAGCCCTGTTCGCTCTGGTTGAACCCTTTGGAACTCTCTGTGAACACCTGGTACTGAAGAACAAG GCCTTTTTAGAAATGGAGACTCATAAGGAAGCTAGGGATGTGGTGAGCTACTACCAGCAGACCCCAGCGGTGTTGTATGGGAAACAAATCACTTGTTATCTGTCCAAGGAAATCATGGTGATTCAG AAAGACAGCAGAACTGAGAGAATCAACCGGGAGGCGAAACAAGGCAAAGAGCCAGCGCCACCGAACCAATCGCAGGTAGTCTTCTTCTCCAACTTGCCGCGTGAGAGTGAGAAGAAGCAGGAACTCCTCACCATCGCGCGGCGCTTCGGCACCGTGGAGAAACACTTGTTTCTAACTGATGAG TCCTTTGTTCAGCTGGGGTCTGCGGAGGATGCTGAGATGTTGGTGAAGTACTACACTCTGAATCCACTGACCATCCAGGGAAAGAGTGTCCGCTTAAACATCTGTACCAAGTACAAGACCTTAAA tgtgaGTAATCGCTCCAACAAACTGATGGATGACAAGAGAAGGAGAAGCAACAGTAGTACTGGGCCCAAAGACAGAGGTTCCTCCTCCAGGAGCGCTAAATCTTCCTCTAGCAGCAAAGCCAAAGAGGGCAAGAAGGAACCACGAAAAGGAGaggactgcagtggagagggagagggatcagggagagagggagaggggtcagGTGACGAGGTGGCTGgtgtgatggagggagatgaAGCTGAGGAGTGCAAAGGAGAGGGAGACCAAGTTTCACGTGATGATGGGCCGTCAGAGGACAAGGCTGAAGCCGTGACGGAAGACCCAGAGACTACTGCCAACACCAGTCTGGAATCCCAGGAGGAGAAGGAACCTGCTCCGGACTCTGACGATGTTCCCAGCACTGCAAAGGTTCTGAGCAGTAGTGATGTCACCGAGAAGGCTGAGGGgtcagaggtggaggaggggactGTGCCTGATCCAGAGGAGAAAGCAGAGGGAGAGCCTGAGAGTGAACAGATGGAAACTGAAGCCACTACAGATGAGCCAGAGACCGAGGACAAGGATGACATGCCGTCTTCAGAGCCAGCAGAGAGCTCAGAGATGCATGAGGAACAACTACCTGCAGACCAG GAGGAGGGCAGCATGGAGCAGGATTTCCCAGAGAACATGGATGACTTTGTGACTCTGGATGAGCTGGCAGAGGACGATGACTTGGAGAGACAGGACTCCTCATCCAAAGAAAAGTACTCATCTTCAG GAAGCTCTAAGAAAATTGGGGGATTGAGAGTGGTCAACGTTGTGGGATTTAAACGAGCCTATGGTTTTCTGAACGAGATCTTGGCCCTGGCCAAACCCTTCGGTACAGTAGTTCAGCACCTGGTGCTTGACGTGAGACCTGAG GCCTTTCTGCAACTCAACTCGGAAGAGGAGGCAAAAGCAATGGTCAATTTCTACAGTGGGAATGTAACACCAACTGTGTGTGGGAAATCTGTGAAAATCTACCATTCACAGACATACGCTACCATTCAG AGTGGGAGAGTGGTATACGTGGGACAGATTCCCCACTTCAAATCCTCAGATGCCGCTCTTCTGAAAATTGCTGAACCGTTCGGCAAAGTGAGACGCTATTTCCTGAACAGATCTCGCAACGAG tgTTTCATTGAGATGGAACGTGGAGAGGACGCTGAGAGAATGTCTGAGACCTACAAGGACACGCCCCCTAAATTCGAGGGCAAGCGACTAACGGTGTACGTGAGCAGGAAGTACAAACAACTCAAATACGG ACACCGACCACCAGGCCCTGACTCTGAGGAGAAGAAGAGGCCGTCGAAGAGGGAGCGATCAGGCAGTGAAACAAGCTCCCACAGGAGCTCAGCAGCCAAAAGCTCAGCCAAACAGGATGAAGAACCTCCAGTCAAGAAGTCCAGAGAGGAGACGGCGGCATCCTCGGCAGACGAGCCTGACAAAGAAGACAAGGAGGAGATGGAGACGCCCACTGAGCAGAGTGAGGTAGAGGTTAGGAAGCAGgaggaggaggtccagggagaacaCGGTCAACCCTCTGAGAACTCAGCTGTACACAAGATTGGCACTGACATG AACATCAAAATGGAGGAAAACGAGACGCCAATTTCCATAGTGAGTGTGAGGAGCGTTGAGGAGAATGGAGAGACTGCTAGCACACCATCCCTGGCTGGGGGGAAGCTGTCATCAACCAGTCCTGTTCCTCTGGGGCCTTATGAGCCTAACAACCCAGTGG GTGTTGAATATGTGAAGATGGGATACTATTGTAGagtctgtttcctgttctatTCCAATGAGGAGACAGCCAAGAAGGTTCACTGCAGCAGTCAATCTCACTACCAAAAACTCAAG AAACATCTGGAAAAGGAGAAGGCCAAAGCTCAAAGTACCACAGGGACGAAGACAACCGTGTAG